In Dendropsophus ebraccatus isolate aDenEbr1 chromosome 14, aDenEbr1.pat, whole genome shotgun sequence, the following proteins share a genomic window:
- the PTPN1 gene encoding tyrosine-protein phosphatase non-receptor type 1, which translates to MDMEREFREADRNNSWNSMYQEIRHEASDFPCKVARLPDNKTRNRYRDVSPFDHSRIKLHREDNDYINASLIKMEEAQRSYILTQGPLPNTCGHFWQMVSEQKSSGVVMLNRVIEKGSIKCAEYWPKREDSPMVFNDANLKLTLLSEDIKSYYTIRVLQLENLSTQETREILHFHYTTWPDFGVPESPASFLNFLFKVRESGSLNPEHGPIVVHCSAGIGRSGTFCLVDTCLLLMDRRKDPSSVDIKQVLLEMRKYRMGLIQTADQLRFSYLAVIEGAKFIMGDSSVQEQWKELSNEDMDPPPEHTPPPPRPPKRTSETLNGRMHDQPEFFSQQVVEEVIRRAVSAVEESIPDGKTHLTSQPPVDSFCHDTELRRRNLGDQIPSSTDPEEKTKPDNTDDRNGNQEWKSWALNVCVFTVLTVGAILCYRVWYH; encoded by the exons ATGGACATGGAGCGGGAGTTCCGGGAGGCGGATAGGAACAACAGCTGGAACTCCATGTACCAG GAGATCAGACATGAGGCCAGCGACTTCCCGTGTAAGGTGGCCCGCCTGCCCGACAACAAGACCCGCAACCGCTACCGGGACGTCAGCCCAT TCGACCACAGCCGGATAAAGCTGCACAGAGAGGACAACGATTACATCAACGCCAGTCTGATCAAGATGGAGGAGGCGCAGAGGAGCTACATACTGACTCAG GGACCGCTACCCAACACCTGCGGACACTTCTGGCAGATGGTGTCTGAGCAGAAGAGCAGCGGGGTCGTCATGCTGAACAGAGTCATTGAGAAGGGATCA ATAAAGTGTGCAGAGTACTGGCCCAAGAGGGAGGACAGCCCCATGGTGTTCAATGATGCAAACCTGAAATTGACGCTTCTCTCTGAGGACATCAAATCCTATTACACAATCAGAGTGCTGCAGCTGGAGAACCTCAGT ACACAGGAGACCCGGGAGATCCTGCACTTTCATTACACCACGTGGCCGGACTTTGGGGTACCGGAGTCTCCGGCCTCATTCCTAAACTTCTTGTTCAAGGTGCGAGAGTCGGGGTCTCTGAACCCAGAGCACGGGCCCATTGTGGTGCACTGCAGCGCTGGCATCGGGCGCTCTGGCACCTTCTGTCTAGTGGACACCTGTTTACTGCTG ATGGACAGAAGGAAAGATCCATCCTCGGTGGACATCAAGCAGGTCCTGCTGGAAATGAGAAAATACAGAATGGGGCTCATCCAGACCGCCGATCAGCTGCGATTCTCTTACCTGGCGGTGATCGAGGGGGCCAAGTTCATCATGGGAGACTCATCGGTGCAG GAACAATGGAAAGAATTGTCTAATGAGGACATGGACCCTCCTCCAGAGCACACCCCGCCTCCACCCAGACCACCCAAACGCACCTCTGAGACCCTAAATGGACGGATGCACGACCAGCCAGAGTTCTTCTCTCAGCAGGTGGTGGAGGAGGTTATAAGACGAGCCGTCAGTGCGGTGGAGGAGAGCATTCCCGATGGCAAGACCCACCTGACCTCTCAGCCCCCTGTAGATAG CTTTTGTCACGACACTGAGCTGAGGAGGAGAAACTTAGGAGACCAGATCCCTTCTTCAACCGACCCCGAAGAGAAGACCAAACCCGACAACACGGACGACAGAAACGGCAACCAGGAATGGAAGTCATGGGCGCTGAATGTGTGCGTGTTCACAGTGCTGACGGTGGGGGCGATCCTCTGCTACAGGGTGTGGTACCATTAA